TCGGGCCATACGACGCAAGGACTTTCAACTTGGGGCAGCACTATGAATGACCCAAAGACCCGATATACACCGGCTACGGACGCGAAACGTGTGAAGTACGTCAGGCGGCTGGACAAAGTGTCCAACATCCCGCCCGATCTTCTCGAGCGCCTCGAGCCGGTCACCCGTGAGTACGTGTTCAGGGCGAACGACTATTACCTGACCCTCATCGACTGGAACGACCCGGACGATCCGATTCGTCAGCTCATCATCCCGCGCGAGGAAGAGCTGCGCGAGTGGGGCAAGCTCGACGCCAGCAACGAGCAGTCGGTCACCGTCGCCCACGGCGTGCAGCACAAGTACATCGACACCGTCCTCCTGCTCTGCAACGAGGTGTGCGGCGCGTACTGCCGCTACTGCTTTCGCAAGCGGCTCTTCATGGACGACAACGACGAGGTGACGAACGACGTCAGCGCCGGGCTGGCCTACATCGCCGATCATCCGGAGGTGACCAACGTTCTCCTGACCGGCGGCGATCCGCTCCTGATGAGCACGCGCCGCCTGGTGGAGATATTCGATGCGCTGCGTGGCATAGAACATGTCCGCATCATCCGGATCGGATCGAAGATGCCCGCGTTCGACCCGTGGCGCGTGCAGCGCGACGAGGAACTGCAGGCCGCGTTCCGGAAGTACTCGACGCCGGAGCAGCGAATCTACCTGATGGCGCACTTCGACCATCCGCGCGAACTCACGCCGGAAGCAATCGCGGGCATCGACACCTGCATCCGGAACGGTGTCATCTGTGTCAATCAGTGCCCGATGATCCGCGGAATCAACGACGATCCATACACGCTCGCCGACATGTACGAGACGCTGTCGTTCATCGGCTGTCCGCCGTACTACCTATTCCAGGGGAGACCGACGGCGGGCAACGAGCCCTACGAAGTCCCCATCGTCGAGGGATGGCACATCTTCCAGAAGGCGCTCAGCCTTGGCTCCGGACTGGCGAGGCGAGCCCGCTTCGTCATGTCGCACGAGAGCGGCAAGGTGGAGATCCTGGGGGTCGACGAGGAGCACATCTATCTCCGCTACCACCAGGCGAAGGATCCCGACGACCTGGGCCGCTTCTTTGTTCGACGGCGGGACGATAGCGCGTACTGGCTGGATCAGCTCGAACCGGTCGACGCAGCGCTGGCGCTCGGACGCTAGGAGCTTGCGCCGTAGCAGTTTCGCGCCAGCGAAACTTCACAACGCGCCCGCAAGGGCGCGCAAGAAGCCGGCCCCCACCCGGGGGAACGTGCATGCCCGCTCGCCGGGGCCGTTATTCGAAAATCTATGCGCGCGGGCGGTTGCAGTCTGGCCGCGCGTCGGTTAACGTCTGAGATATGGACAGACAGAGACTTACCCTTCCGGCGGTACTGCTAGGGCTCGCGATCCTCACGGCGGGTTGCGCCGAGCCGCCCACGGCCCAGGTGGATGCCGCGAAACAGGCGCTCGGGGCGCTTGCCGGCGATGCGGCGACCTATGCGCCCACGGCGTACTCGACGGCCGAGAACGCAGTGGCGGAACTCGACGCGGAGCTGGCGACACAGGAAGCGAGCTTCGCGCTCCTCCGCGACTACGAGCGGGCTATCGAGTTGGTTGGGGCGGTCGAAGCAGCCACGGGTCAGGTTCGAAACGCGATTTCAGCCGAACGGCAACGGCTGGCCGACGAAGCGAACGGGCTCGTCGCCGACGCGAACCAGACCATCACCGACACTCGAGCATCGATCGCCGAGATCGACGAGGACGATTTGGAGGAGGGCCAGACGGAGGCGTGGGAGGCGGATCTCGCGGACGTGTCCACGTCGCTCGGGGAGGTGGCAAACCTGATCACGGCCGATCAACAGGCCGACGCGCGCCGGGAGGCCGAGGCTGCCGCGGATGCCGCAAGCTCGGTCGAAGGCGCGGTGACGGCGTTCGCAGCCGAACTCGAGGCGGCGCGCCAGGCCGCGGCCGAACGAGCCGCGCGCGGGGAGGTGACCATCCCGCGCTCGGTGATGGTCAATGGCCAGTCTCTGGGCGCCGGGATGTATCTCCTGCGACTCGCTGAGGAAGCGCCGAACGCCGCCGGACGCTGGGTCGAGTTCGTCAGGGAGGACGAAGTAGCCGGACGCGGGCTGGCCGTCGTCATTCCGGATGCCGACATTAGCGAGGTCGAGAAGAGTCCCGGGCCGCGGAACGAGGCGCGGGTCATGGAGTTGAGGGAAGGCGAGTACGTCCGCGTGTGGCTCAACCGCGACGGCACGAACTACCTGCTCCACCTGCCGACGTCGTAAACGCGCGGCCCGCCCGCGCCCGTTAGCCCGAAGCGCCGGTCAGGCGCTCCAGCGTGTCGATCAATGCGTCTATATGGGTGGCGTGGGTACGGAACACTTCGACGCAGGGGCGAAGCCAGAAGTGGTCGTTCAGCCAGCTTCCGGTGACGAAGACGTGTCCGTCGGCATGGATCGCATCCTGCAGGTCGAGCGTCGCCCGATCCGCCTCCTCCTCTGAACTCCCGGACGGACGCCGCCGGAAGCACATCGTGGAGAGTTCCGGGGGCGGACCCGTCTCGAAGCCGTCCAGGGCGTCGATGCGCTCGTGCAGGTAGCGCGTCAGCACCACCTTTTCCTCGAGCGCGGCGGCGAACGGCGCGGTGCCGTGCAGGAACAGCGGAAAGAGCATGCGTAGCCCACGAAAGTGCTTCGTCAGCTCGATCGACTGCTCGGACGGAGACGGATCGGCTGTCTCCGACTCCACCAGGTACGGCGCACGGAAACGGAGGGCGTCGAGGTGCGCGGCGTCGCGGACCACGACGGCGCCGGCGCCGTACGGTACGAAGAGCGACTTGTGCGGATCGAGCACGACCGAGTCGGACTGCTCGATCCCGCGGAAACGCGGCCGGAAGGCCTCCACCAGCATGTAGAAGCCGCCGTATGCGGCGTCGACGTGATGCCACAGGCCTTCAGCGCGTGCGATGACGCCGATTGCCTCGAGCGGATCGATCGCGCCGCTGTTCACTGTCCCCGCGGTGGACAGCACCAGCCAGGGCGTCAGGCCCTTTCGTCGATCCTCTACCACGAGACGCTGCAGCTCGTCCGGCACCATCCGGCGCCGCGCGTCGACCGGCACGGTACGCCAGGACGCCTCGCGCAATCCGACAATGTGCAGCGCCTTGGCCGCCGCGTAGTGCAGCTCCTCGGTGGCGTATACGACAAGCGCCGGAATCTCTGCCGACGCGACCCCACGGGCGTCTCGCGCCGCGAGGATTGCGGTCAGGATGGCCACGCTCCCACCCGACGTGAGCACGCCGCCGGCGGACTCTGGGTAGCCGACAAGATCCGCGATCCAGCGCACCATCCGATGCTCCGTGCGCGCCGCGCCCGGACACGCCGGGGAGTACCCGGCGAAGGTGTTGGACACCGCGGCCAGGTAGTCGCCCAATGCGCTGGCGAAGAGGCCGCCGCCCGGCACCCAGCCGAAGTCGCGCGGATGCGCAGGGTTGACGCCCTGTCGCTCCACCTCCGTGGTGACTAGAGCCAGCAGCTCGTCGATCGAGCGCCCTTCAGGGCCGAGGTCCAGGCCACGCATCGCGGCGCCGTCGTCCGGCGTCCAGTACGCCGGTCCGGTCTCCAGGGCCTCGAGGAACCCCTCGGCATGCTCGACGACCGCCGTCGCCAGACGGCGACGCTCGTCTGGGCCCGGCTCCAGCGCCGCCGCCGCACGGCGCAAGGCCTCCGCCTGGTCTCTCAGGTCGCGCATCCGTCTCGACGGGAGTGGTCCGGCAGCCGCCCAACGGCGTCAGGCAGGGGCCGCCTCCCCCGCGCCGGCGGGCGAAGGAAAGTGGAGCGGCACCGGCTCGTGCCGGGTCAGGTAGCCGAACTCCTGTCGAAACTCTTCCGGCGAGATCCCGACGGTGGCTGCCAGCCGCGAGAGCTGACGGGCGTCGTCGAAATCCTCCCGTCGCAACCGCAGCATGTAGCGATGCGCAATCCGATAGCGCGTCGACCAAAAATCGACGAGCCGCACGCGAAAGCGCCCCTGCTTCCGGTCGATCAGCTCGTCGAACGGGATGGGCACGAACTGACCCGCGTCGATGGAGACAAGGTCCGCGTTTCCACCCGCCAACAGGTGCCGCGCCGCGCAAAAGCCGAGGTCGCGCGTGTACTCCATGTCCGCCGGCACCGGATCCGCGCTCCGCAGCTCGTAGCCGATGTTCTTCGCCACCGTGGTCGCCTTGAGCCCGAAACCGGCGAGGCGTCTGGCCACCTGGGCGCGGAGGATCTCGCCGAGATTCACCTCGGCGATTCGGACATGGCCATGCTCGTCCCGCTCGACGTCGGCGAGCTCGCCCAGATCCTCTTGCGCGATATGGAGGGCCAGTCCCTCCGCGATCACGGCCACACCATCGCGGCGGCCCGTGGCCAGGCGCTGAATGATCGAGCCGGCGAGCGAGTCCACCACCGTCCGAAGGGGCACCCGCCCCTGTCGCCACTCCTCGGGGATCAACGTGATCGTCGCGCCCGCCGCCTTGCCGATGCCGAGCGCGAGGTGCCCCGCCTTCCGCCCCATTGTGATGACGAAGTACCAGCGCGACGTCGTCTTGGCGTCCATCATCAGGTTCTGGACGATCCCGACGCCGACATGGCGCGCCGTCTGGTAGCCGAAGGTGTCGATGTGCGGCGGCAGATCCAGATCGTTATCGATCGTCTTCGGGACGTGGGCGGTACGAATGCGCCCCTTCGCCTTCCGAGTGACTTGCATCGCGGAGAACGCGGTGTCGTCGCCGCCGATGGTGATCAGTTGCGAAACGCCCAACTTGATGAGCGACCGGACGGTTGTCTCGAGCAACGCCGGATCGCTGGTCGGGTTGGCGCGTGATGTGCCCAGCACGGATCCGCCCCGGAAGTGGATCCGGCCCACGTCCTCGATCCCGAGCGGTTGCGCCCCCGAAAGATCTCCCGTCATGATCTCCTGGAACCCATTCCGAATTCCAACCACCCCGACTCCCGCGAGGCGACTTCGGATGGTCGCGGCGCCGATAACGCTATTGATTCCGGGCGCCGGGCCGCCGCCAACCAGGATGGCGAGCCGGTTGGGTTGACTCATGCCGCAAATGCTACTCGCAGGCGGGCGCCAGATGGGTGATGGAGACCAGGTTCAGGCGCGTCCCGGTGTCGTCCTCGATCAGCATGCCCTTCGCCCAGACCTTGTGGCCGACGTGCCGTGCGACGCCGAACTCGTCGAGCGTGCCGATCAGCGCTACGCGGCCCTCGCCGAGCGGCGCTCCGGGGGGTGGCTCGGGCGGAATGCGATCCTGGATGACTTCCGGTTCGGTGACGCGCGCAAGCTGGAAGCCGTTCGCTTCGTCGCCCTCTACGCACCCCACCATCATCATGAGCGGCATTGGTTGGCCTGCGGCGGGCGCCAGAACCGGACCCCCTGCGGACGCCGGGAGCAAAGCGCCCGCTCCGACGATGCTGACGGCCAACCCCGCCGTTGCGAGGGCGCGGCGCCTGTCACCGGCCATCGTCAGTCGCGCCCCGATACGCCGGGCGCGTCCTTGCGCCACCAAGCGTTACCGAAGTTCGTGAAAGGCCCGCCGTCCACCGAGATTCGCGCTTCCACGCGGTAGTGGACCGGCGACACCAACCGTGTAACCAGGCGCAGCACAACCTGGCTACCATCCGCCTCGAACGGAGCGGACTCGTAGTGGATGGTGTAGAAGCCCCCCAGGTCACCGCCTATCCGGCCCGCCATCAACCGCGTAGTGCCTCGACCGTCGGCCTCCTGGCGGACGAACGCGCGTTGGCCTTCCAGGTAGATGATGGTGGCCGAGACCTGGAACGGGCCGTCCGGACCCTCCGCTTCTATCGTCGAGCGGTAGTTCCGGCCGTCGCCGCCCGGATGAAAGGTCTCGATGCCGGTGATCAGGCCGCCGGTACCGAGGGGGCTGTCGGGAACCCGCCACTCGAACGTCCACTCGCCGGGAAAGTACGCGTCGTAGTCGAACGTCGGCACCTCGTCACCCGCCTGCGTCGGGCGTCCCAGATCGGGAATCTGTCCCTGCGGCAGGGGGCGGTCGGGGGGCTGTGCCACCGCCGCGGGGGGCAGATGCAAGAGCCCCGCCATCAGGAGCGTGAGGGCAAACGCCACGGACGCGCGAGACACCGCTCAGCTACTCGTTGTCGTTGTTCGAAGGACGCTGCTTCGTCAGATCCTGGCTCTCGACGGTGTACTCGGTGAACGCCTGGTACATCTCGTCCCAGCTCTGCTGTCCCCAGTACACCTCGAGGTGCGGACCCGGGTTCCAGCGGTTGTTCAGCGAGTTGTCGTA
The DNA window shown above is from Acidobacteriota bacterium and carries:
- a CDS encoding 6-phosphofructokinase — its product is MSQPNRLAILVGGGPAPGINSVIGAATIRSRLAGVGVVGIRNGFQEIMTGDLSGAQPLGIEDVGRIHFRGGSVLGTSRANPTSDPALLETTVRSLIKLGVSQLITIGGDDTAFSAMQVTRKAKGRIRTAHVPKTIDNDLDLPPHIDTFGYQTARHVGVGIVQNLMMDAKTTSRWYFVITMGRKAGHLALGIGKAAGATITLIPEEWRQGRVPLRTVVDSLAGSIIQRLATGRRDGVAVIAEGLALHIAQEDLGELADVERDEHGHVRIAEVNLGEILRAQVARRLAGFGLKATTVAKNIGYELRSADPVPADMEYTRDLGFCAARHLLAGGNADLVSIDAGQFVPIPFDELIDRKQGRFRVRLVDFWSTRYRIAHRYMLRLRREDFDDARQLSRLAATVGISPEEFRQEFGYLTRHEPVPLHFPSPAGAGEAAPA
- a CDS encoding 4Fe-4S cluster-binding domain-containing protein, with protein sequence MNDPKTRYTPATDAKRVKYVRRLDKVSNIPPDLLERLEPVTREYVFRANDYYLTLIDWNDPDDPIRQLIIPREEELREWGKLDASNEQSVTVAHGVQHKYIDTVLLLCNEVCGAYCRYCFRKRLFMDDNDEVTNDVSAGLAYIADHPEVTNVLLTGGDPLLMSTRRLVEIFDALRGIEHVRIIRIGSKMPAFDPWRVQRDEELQAAFRKYSTPEQRIYLMAHFDHPRELTPEAIAGIDTCIRNGVICVNQCPMIRGINDDPYTLADMYETLSFIGCPPYYLFQGRPTAGNEPYEVPIVEGWHIFQKALSLGSGLARRARFVMSHESGKVEILGVDEEHIYLRYHQAKDPDDLGRFFVRRRDDSAYWLDQLEPVDAALALGR
- a CDS encoding aminotransferase class V-fold PLP-dependent enzyme, which produces MRDLRDQAEALRRAAAALEPGPDERRRLATAVVEHAEGFLEALETGPAYWTPDDGAAMRGLDLGPEGRSIDELLALVTTEVERQGVNPAHPRDFGWVPGGGLFASALGDYLAAVSNTFAGYSPACPGAARTEHRMVRWIADLVGYPESAGGVLTSGGSVAILTAILAARDARGVASAEIPALVVYATEELHYAAAKALHIVGLREASWRTVPVDARRRMVPDELQRLVVEDRRKGLTPWLVLSTAGTVNSGAIDPLEAIGVIARAEGLWHHVDAAYGGFYMLVEAFRPRFRGIEQSDSVVLDPHKSLFVPYGAGAVVVRDAAHLDALRFRAPYLVESETADPSPSEQSIELTKHFRGLRMLFPLFLHGTAPFAAALEEKVVLTRYLHERIDALDGFETGPPPELSTMCFRRRPSGSSEEEADRATLDLQDAIHADGHVFVTGSWLNDHFWLRPCVEVFRTHATHIDALIDTLERLTGASG